A window of the Lagopus muta isolate bLagMut1 chromosome 1, bLagMut1 primary, whole genome shotgun sequence genome harbors these coding sequences:
- the SLC25A3 gene encoding phosphate carrier protein, mitochondrial isoform X2, with protein MFSSIAPLARLNPFYAPHFQLCQDGLRRRAEPAEAPTTRRSLAAASATEEYSCAYGSGRFFVLCGFGGIISCGTTHTALVPLDLVKCRMQVDPQKYKSIFNGFSVTINEDGFRGLAKGWAPTFIGYSLQGLCKFGFYEVFKILYGNMLGEENAYLWRTSLYLAASASAEFFADIALAPMEAAKVRIQTQPGYANTLRQAVPKMFGEEGIWAFYKGVAPLWMRQIPYTMMKFACFERTVEALYKYVVPKPRSECSKGEQLVVTFIAGYIAGVFCAIVSHPADSVVSVLNKEKGSSASQVLKRLGFRGVWKGLFARIIMIGTLTALQWFIYDSVKVYFRLPRPPPPEMPESLKKKLGLTQ; from the exons ATGTTCTCGTCCATCGCGCCCCTCGCGCGGCTCAACCCCTTCTACGCGCCGCACTTCCAGCTGTGCCAGGATGGGCTGAGGAGGCGCGCGGAACCGGCCGAGGCGCCCACCACGCGGCGGAGCCTGGCGGCCGCGTCCGCTACCGAAG aATACAGCTGTGCATATGGCTCAGGCAGATTCTTTGTGCTCTGTGGTTTCGGTGGGATTATTAGCTGTGGAACAACGCATACAGCACTGGTTCCTCTAGACCTGGTTAAATGCAGAATGCAG GTTGATCCACAAAAATACAAGAGCATCTTCAATGGATTTTCAGTGACAATCAATGAAGATGGATTTCGTGGCTTGGCTAAGGGATGGGCTCCAACTTTTATTGGATACTCCCTGCAGGGGCTTTGTAAATTTGGTTTCTACGAAGTTTTCAAAATCCTGTATGGCAACATGCTGGGAGAG GAAAATGCCTATTTGTGGCGTACTTCGTTATATTTAGCTGCATCTGCCAGTGCAGAGTTTTTTGCTGACATTGCTCTGGCTCCAATGGAAGCTGCTAAAGTTCGCATTCAGACACAGCCTGGATACGCTAACACTCTGCGGCAAGCGGTACCTAAAATGTTTGGAGAAGAAGGCATTTGGGC CTTCTATAAAGGTGTTGCTCCACTATGGATGAGACAGATTCCATACACAATGATGAAATTTGCCTGCTTTGAACGTACTGTTGAAGCTCTCTACAAGTATGTTGTTCCCAAGCCACGAAGTGAATGTTCAAAAGGAGAACAGCTGGTAGTCACATTTATTGCAGGCTATATTG CTGGTGTGTTCTGTGCAATCGTTTCTCATCCTGCTGACTCCGTGGTATCTGTGTTGAACAAGGAAAAAGGCAGTTCTGCCTCACAGGTTCTTAAGAGGCTTGGATTCAGAG GTGTCTGGAAAGGTCTGTTTGCTCGTATCATCATGATTGGTACCCTGACTGCGCTACAGTGGTTcatctatgattctgtgaaggttTATTTCAGACTTCCTCGTCCACCTCCACCTGAAATGCCAGAATCTCTGAAGAAGAAGCTTGGTTTAACTCAGTAG
- the SLC25A3 gene encoding phosphate carrier protein, mitochondrial isoform X1, whose product MFSSIAPLARLNPFYAPHFQLCQDGLRRRAEPAEAPTTRRSLAAASATEEYSCEYGSLKFYALCGVGGVLSCGLTHTAVVPLDLVKCRMQVDPQKYKSIFNGFSVTINEDGFRGLAKGWAPTFIGYSLQGLCKFGFYEVFKILYGNMLGEENAYLWRTSLYLAASASAEFFADIALAPMEAAKVRIQTQPGYANTLRQAVPKMFGEEGIWAFYKGVAPLWMRQIPYTMMKFACFERTVEALYKYVVPKPRSECSKGEQLVVTFIAGYIAGVFCAIVSHPADSVVSVLNKEKGSSASQVLKRLGFRGVWKGLFARIIMIGTLTALQWFIYDSVKVYFRLPRPPPPEMPESLKKKLGLTQ is encoded by the exons ATGTTCTCGTCCATCGCGCCCCTCGCGCGGCTCAACCCCTTCTACGCGCCGCACTTCCAGCTGTGCCAGGATGGGCTGAGGAGGCGCGCGGAACCGGCCGAGGCGCCCACCACGCGGCGGAGCCTGGCGGCCGCGTCCGCTACCGAAG AATACAGTTGTGAATATGGCTCGCTCAAGTTTTATGCTCTTTGTGGCGTTGGTGGGGTCCTAAGTTGTGGCCTGACACACACTGCTGTCGTACCTCTGGATTTAGTGAAATGTCGTATGCAG GTTGATCCACAAAAATACAAGAGCATCTTCAATGGATTTTCAGTGACAATCAATGAAGATGGATTTCGTGGCTTGGCTAAGGGATGGGCTCCAACTTTTATTGGATACTCCCTGCAGGGGCTTTGTAAATTTGGTTTCTACGAAGTTTTCAAAATCCTGTATGGCAACATGCTGGGAGAG GAAAATGCCTATTTGTGGCGTACTTCGTTATATTTAGCTGCATCTGCCAGTGCAGAGTTTTTTGCTGACATTGCTCTGGCTCCAATGGAAGCTGCTAAAGTTCGCATTCAGACACAGCCTGGATACGCTAACACTCTGCGGCAAGCGGTACCTAAAATGTTTGGAGAAGAAGGCATTTGGGC CTTCTATAAAGGTGTTGCTCCACTATGGATGAGACAGATTCCATACACAATGATGAAATTTGCCTGCTTTGAACGTACTGTTGAAGCTCTCTACAAGTATGTTGTTCCCAAGCCACGAAGTGAATGTTCAAAAGGAGAACAGCTGGTAGTCACATTTATTGCAGGCTATATTG CTGGTGTGTTCTGTGCAATCGTTTCTCATCCTGCTGACTCCGTGGTATCTGTGTTGAACAAGGAAAAAGGCAGTTCTGCCTCACAGGTTCTTAAGAGGCTTGGATTCAGAG GTGTCTGGAAAGGTCTGTTTGCTCGTATCATCATGATTGGTACCCTGACTGCGCTACAGTGGTTcatctatgattctgtgaaggttTATTTCAGACTTCCTCGTCCACCTCCACCTGAAATGCCAGAATCTCTGAAGAAGAAGCTTGGTTTAACTCAGTAG
- the LOC125688060 gene encoding inhibitor of nuclear factor kappa-B kinase-interacting protein-like, translating to MEQMEHLQVPSHIKRLQEDIYTMTTWSSSVVKKNEELQKNLTTLLHAVASVEENAASVAKNVTLKIVTVKTDIRRISGLVSEMAALTESLQALEDKVEKGEKKTIESISDLITSSIDRSTELQNLASSNARKIEQIKTALSELRSDFNKHSDRLLNLEGDRAKVLKTVTFANDLKPKMYNLKKDFATLEPLISDLTLRIGRLVEDVLRREKEIALLNEKLTNLTRVQTEIKGMKEEIAKISDIN from the coding sequence ATGGAGCAGATGGAACATCTTCAGGTACCTTCTCACATTAAACGTCTACAGGAAGATATTTATACAATGACAACATGGTCGAGCAGCGTAGTTAAAAAGAACGAAGAACTGCAGAAGAATCTGACAACCCTTCTTCACGCAGTTGCAAGTGTTGAAGAGAATGCAGCTTCTGTAGCCAAAAATGTAACTTTGAAGATTGTGACAGTAAAAACTGACATAAGACGTATTTCAGGCCTGGTCTCGGAGATGGCCGCACTGACGGAGTCTTTGCAAGCATTGGAAGATAAGGtagaaaaaggtgaaaagaagACGATAGAAAGCATAAGTGATCTGATTACCAGTAGCATCGACCGAAGTACTGAACTACAAAACTTGGCGTCCagtaatgcaagaaaaattgaGCAAATTAAGACAGCTTTGTCTGAGTTAAGGAGTGACTTTAACAAACATTCAGATAGACTTTTGAATCTCGAAGGAGACAGAGCAAAAGTTCTGAAGACCGTTACTTTTGCAAATGATTTAAAACCCAAGATGTACAATCTTAAAAAGGATTTTGCCACCTTGGAGCCATTAATAAGCGACCTAACACTGAGAATAGGAAGATTAGTTGAGGATGTGTTACGACGGgagaaagaaattgctttaCTGAATGAGAAGCTGACCAATCTAACAAGAGTTCAGACTGAGATCAAAGGTATGAAAGAGGAAATAGCCAAGATCTCAGACATTAATTGA